A region of Myxococcus stipitatus DSM 14675 DNA encodes the following proteins:
- a CDS encoding type I polyketide synthase has translation MTTFAEKIAQYSPKRLALLALELKSKLDAIEGARSEPVALIGMACRFPGGASDPESFWHVLRDGVDAVTEVPSSRWTQEEAARCGPEAREKPGARWGAFLDEVDRFDAEFFGISPREAHRMDPQQRLLLEVAWEALEDAGQDVSKLTGSRTGVFAGVYNDDYAKLELGTPSDQDASSVTGTINSVVAGRLSYLLDLQGPCMVVDTACSSSLVALHLASQSLRAGECSMALAGGVNLILSPHSSLRVARGDALAPDGRCKTFDARANGFVRGEGCGVLVLKRLSDALAAGDPILALLRGSAVNQDGKSAGLTAPNMVAQTELLRQALKSAGLEPADVDCIEAHGTGTSLGDPIEMEAIKAVYGQGRSEQRPLVVSAAKTNIGHLEAAAGIAGVIKAVLSMRHQTIPPLLHLQRMNPRIDLEGLPILLPTFARAWPATERARRIAVSSFGASGTNAHVILEEPPAPPVRSAPPEPGARLLALSARTSGALQEWAGRFADFLATSPEAPLQDVCHTAALRRTHHEHRLTVVGGTAKELAEKLREAATAPMPARKGAGPRKVVFVFPGQGSQWLGMGRRLLEEEPVFRAALERIEAALRRHVSWGLVEVLCASAEQSRLGEIDVVQPVLFAMEVALAELWRSWGITPDAVLGHSMGEVAAAHVAGALSLEDAASIICERSKLLRRISGQGAMLAVELPLSDARGVIAGREARVAIAVSNSPTSTVLAGDAAVLEEVRASLAERNVFCRWVKVDVASHSPQVDGLREELLAVLSPLRPRPATTLMLSTVTASACEGTGLDAAYWVRNLREPVLFSASVARLIEDGHAVFIELSPHPILLPAIERCLQHAKREGLLLASLRREEAERAVMLESLGALYRAEHPVDWARLFPAGGRVVPLPPYPWQRKRYWLDDAVLPVAAAPERLTSLKGRPVSVAQGLEGQVFELELGSTSLPWLGAHRLGGVAVLPASALVELVLSAVAEVSGSGPRTLTDVEFERALVLPESKRRLVQVHLAPASEGPRRFHVHSRPVGASTRESSWVLHARGEVRLTEDPRGATRVSIESVRAACVQHVRSSALYDALAQRNVQYESPLRTLGEVFRRSGEALGRITSGTELVQEGANYQLHPALLDAALQTLASAVMEEGDGGALFMPVRIDEIACAAERSRIEWAHASAQTPDGAAAPVGALELLDASGAQVASMRGVRLRRVPSASILEALGAESEEPLQDWLYDVTWEARPALTSTPSAADWLVFVDPRGCGSALVEEIARHGEACVTVTAGRAYQRLDERRFVVDPEQPEDFARLLREAPASATRSLRVLYLWGLQAVGDAVVSPWTSTGALHLIQGVLRERKKARVWLVTRGAQVTGAAGEDVVLAQSPLWGFGRVVSLEQPDLWGGLIDLDPNDTSGEAAALLREVAASEADGEDQLALRKDRRLVPRLVPTRAQKPAEAPRLRSDATYLVTGGLGGLGLKVARWLVEQGARHLVLVGRRALTAGGEESKRREEVLEELRSLGATVVPLAADISDRARMEEVLREAASTHPLRGIFHAASLMSTQRLEVMDASSMTAMLRPKALGALVLHELTRGLDLDFFVMFSSTSTLWGASGLAHYGAANQVLEALAHLRHAAGLPATTLHWGTWDEVSGERSRDFERFGLKPMAAPRALEAMGQAMRSGTRVQTVASVDWSALKPLWEARRRRPFLQRVGVATSVSGTSVRAQLVTELESLPPPRRFDALLRQLQREVGRILGFPLTEPPPIDRGFFQMGMTSLMTVELRNVLQRGFGKELPASLAFDYPTVEALAKRLAGLAEALEIPLPGDAAPPPRAQAEVMDERGLSERLSRMDEMSDDEIERLIAEKIAGSSH, from the coding sequence ATGACGACGTTCGCCGAGAAGATCGCGCAGTACTCCCCCAAGCGGTTGGCGTTGCTGGCGCTGGAGCTCAAGTCCAAGCTCGATGCCATCGAGGGGGCACGCTCGGAGCCGGTGGCGCTCATCGGCATGGCGTGCCGCTTCCCGGGCGGAGCCTCCGACCCGGAGTCCTTCTGGCACGTCCTGCGCGATGGCGTGGACGCGGTCACCGAGGTCCCTTCCTCGCGATGGACCCAGGAAGAGGCGGCCCGCTGCGGCCCCGAGGCCCGCGAGAAGCCCGGGGCCCGCTGGGGCGCGTTCCTCGACGAGGTGGACCGCTTCGACGCGGAGTTCTTCGGCATCTCTCCGCGCGAGGCGCACCGCATGGACCCGCAGCAGCGGCTCCTGCTCGAAGTCGCGTGGGAGGCGCTCGAAGACGCGGGACAGGACGTGTCGAAGCTGACGGGCAGCCGCACGGGGGTCTTCGCGGGCGTCTACAACGACGACTACGCCAAGCTCGAGCTGGGGACGCCCTCCGACCAGGACGCGAGCAGCGTCACGGGCACCATCAACAGCGTGGTGGCGGGACGGCTCTCGTACCTGCTGGACCTTCAAGGGCCGTGCATGGTGGTCGACACTGCGTGCTCGTCCTCGCTGGTGGCGCTGCATCTCGCCAGTCAGAGCCTCCGGGCCGGAGAGTGCTCGATGGCGCTCGCGGGGGGCGTCAACCTCATCCTCTCGCCGCACTCGTCGCTTCGAGTCGCGCGAGGTGATGCCCTCGCACCGGATGGGCGGTGCAAGACCTTCGACGCACGCGCCAACGGCTTCGTGCGCGGCGAGGGCTGCGGCGTGCTGGTCCTCAAGCGCTTGTCGGATGCCCTCGCCGCGGGGGACCCCATCCTGGCGCTGTTGCGCGGCTCGGCCGTCAACCAGGACGGCAAGTCTGCGGGCCTCACCGCGCCCAACATGGTCGCGCAGACGGAGCTGCTCCGGCAGGCGTTGAAGAGCGCGGGCCTGGAGCCGGCCGACGTCGACTGCATCGAGGCTCACGGGACGGGCACCTCGCTCGGGGACCCCATCGAGATGGAGGCCATCAAGGCCGTCTATGGCCAGGGGCGCTCGGAGCAGCGGCCGCTGGTGGTGAGCGCGGCGAAGACGAACATCGGCCACCTGGAGGCGGCGGCGGGCATCGCGGGCGTCATCAAGGCGGTGCTCTCGATGCGGCACCAGACGATTCCTCCACTCCTGCACCTCCAGCGGATGAACCCCCGAATCGACCTGGAGGGCCTGCCCATCCTCCTGCCCACCTTCGCCCGGGCCTGGCCCGCGACGGAGCGGGCTCGTCGCATCGCCGTCAGCTCGTTCGGCGCCAGCGGCACCAACGCCCATGTGATTCTGGAGGAGCCGCCCGCGCCTCCCGTTCGCTCGGCGCCGCCCGAGCCCGGTGCGCGGTTGTTGGCGTTGTCCGCGCGGACGTCGGGGGCATTGCAGGAGTGGGCGGGGCGCTTCGCGGACTTCCTCGCCACGTCCCCGGAGGCGCCGCTCCAGGACGTCTGCCACACGGCCGCGCTCCGGCGCACGCACCATGAGCATCGGCTCACCGTCGTCGGTGGGACCGCGAAGGAGCTGGCGGAGAAGCTCCGCGAGGCCGCCACCGCGCCGATGCCGGCACGCAAGGGCGCAGGGCCTCGCAAGGTCGTGTTCGTGTTCCCGGGTCAGGGCTCCCAGTGGCTCGGCATGGGGCGGCGGCTGCTGGAGGAGGAGCCTGTCTTCCGCGCGGCGCTCGAGCGGATCGAAGCGGCGCTGCGCCGCCACGTCTCGTGGGGGCTCGTGGAGGTGCTGTGTGCCTCGGCCGAGCAGTCCCGGCTGGGGGAGATCGACGTCGTGCAGCCGGTGCTGTTCGCCATGGAGGTGGCGCTCGCCGAGCTGTGGCGCTCCTGGGGCATCACCCCGGACGCCGTGCTGGGGCACAGCATGGGTGAGGTGGCCGCGGCCCACGTCGCGGGTGCGCTGAGCCTGGAGGACGCGGCGTCCATCATCTGCGAGCGCAGCAAGCTGCTTCGCCGCATCAGCGGCCAGGGCGCGATGCTCGCGGTGGAGCTCCCCTTGTCGGACGCGCGAGGTGTCATCGCCGGGCGCGAGGCCCGCGTCGCCATCGCCGTCAGCAACAGCCCGACGTCCACGGTGTTGGCGGGGGATGCGGCGGTGCTGGAGGAGGTTCGCGCGTCCCTCGCGGAGCGCAATGTCTTCTGCCGTTGGGTGAAGGTGGACGTGGCCTCGCACAGTCCCCAGGTGGATGGGCTGCGCGAGGAGTTGCTCGCGGTGCTCTCCCCGCTGCGCCCTCGGCCCGCGACCACGCTGATGCTCTCCACGGTCACCGCGTCGGCATGTGAGGGCACGGGGCTGGATGCGGCCTACTGGGTGCGCAACCTGCGCGAGCCCGTGCTGTTCTCCGCGTCCGTGGCCCGGCTCATCGAGGACGGGCACGCCGTCTTCATCGAGCTGAGCCCGCATCCCATCCTGCTGCCCGCCATCGAGCGCTGCCTGCAGCACGCGAAGCGCGAGGGGCTCCTGCTCGCGTCGCTGCGTCGCGAGGAGGCGGAGCGCGCGGTGATGCTGGAGTCGCTCGGCGCGCTGTACCGCGCGGAGCATCCGGTGGACTGGGCGCGCCTCTTCCCGGCGGGGGGACGGGTGGTGCCGTTGCCGCCGTATCCGTGGCAGCGCAAGCGGTACTGGCTCGATGACGCGGTGCTGCCCGTGGCCGCCGCGCCCGAGCGCTTGACGTCCCTGAAGGGCCGTCCAGTGAGTGTGGCGCAAGGGCTCGAAGGGCAGGTGTTCGAGCTGGAGCTGGGCAGTACCTCGCTGCCCTGGCTGGGGGCACATCGTCTGGGCGGAGTGGCCGTGCTGCCCGCTTCGGCGCTGGTGGAGTTGGTGCTGAGCGCCGTGGCGGAAGTCTCCGGCTCCGGGCCGCGAACGCTGACGGACGTGGAGTTCGAGCGCGCGCTGGTCCTTCCCGAGTCGAAGCGGCGCCTCGTCCAGGTCCACCTGGCGCCGGCGTCCGAGGGCCCCCGGCGCTTCCACGTCCACAGTCGTCCGGTGGGGGCGTCCACGCGCGAGTCCTCATGGGTCCTGCACGCTCGCGGCGAGGTGCGACTCACGGAGGATCCACGAGGGGCCACGCGGGTCTCCATCGAGTCGGTGCGTGCGGCCTGTGTGCAGCACGTGCGGTCCTCCGCCCTCTACGACGCGCTCGCCCAGCGCAATGTCCAGTACGAGTCGCCCTTGCGGACCTTGGGCGAGGTCTTCCGTCGGTCTGGCGAGGCGCTCGGTCGCATCACGTCGGGGACGGAGCTCGTCCAGGAAGGGGCGAACTACCAGCTCCATCCGGCGCTCCTCGACGCGGCTCTCCAGACGCTCGCCTCCGCGGTCATGGAGGAGGGGGATGGGGGCGCGCTCTTCATGCCCGTGCGCATCGACGAGATTGCGTGCGCGGCGGAGCGCTCTCGCATCGAGTGGGCGCATGCGTCAGCGCAGACCCCTGACGGAGCCGCGGCCCCGGTGGGCGCGCTGGAGCTCCTGGATGCGAGCGGTGCGCAGGTGGCCTCGATGCGAGGTGTGCGGCTCCGGCGGGTCCCGTCCGCGAGCATCCTCGAGGCGCTGGGAGCGGAGAGCGAGGAGCCGCTCCAGGACTGGCTCTATGACGTGACGTGGGAGGCCCGGCCCGCGCTGACCTCCACGCCCTCGGCCGCGGACTGGCTGGTGTTCGTCGACCCGCGGGGCTGTGGTTCGGCGCTCGTGGAGGAGATTGCTCGCCACGGCGAGGCGTGCGTCACCGTGACGGCGGGACGTGCCTACCAGCGGTTGGACGAGCGGCGCTTCGTCGTGGACCCGGAGCAACCCGAGGACTTCGCGCGGCTGCTGCGCGAGGCACCTGCCTCCGCGACGCGAAGCCTGCGAGTCCTCTATCTCTGGGGGCTCCAGGCGGTGGGAGACGCGGTGGTGTCGCCTTGGACGTCCACCGGGGCGCTCCACCTCATCCAAGGGGTGTTGAGGGAGCGCAAGAAGGCCCGGGTGTGGCTGGTGACGCGCGGAGCGCAGGTGACGGGCGCCGCGGGCGAGGACGTCGTGCTCGCGCAGTCACCGCTCTGGGGCTTCGGTCGCGTGGTGTCCCTGGAGCAGCCGGACCTCTGGGGCGGGCTCATCGACCTGGACCCGAATGACACGTCGGGCGAGGCGGCGGCGCTGCTCCGGGAGGTCGCCGCGTCCGAGGCGGATGGAGAGGATCAGCTCGCGCTGAGGAAGGACCGACGGCTGGTGCCGCGCCTCGTGCCCACGCGGGCCCAGAAGCCAGCGGAGGCTCCGCGTCTTCGCTCGGATGCGACCTATCTCGTGACGGGCGGGCTCGGCGGCTTGGGGCTGAAGGTGGCCCGGTGGCTGGTGGAGCAGGGCGCGCGGCATCTCGTGCTGGTGGGCCGCCGGGCGCTGACGGCGGGGGGCGAGGAGTCCAAGCGCAGGGAAGAGGTGCTCGAGGAGCTGCGGAGTCTCGGTGCGACGGTGGTCCCCCTGGCCGCCGATATCTCGGACCGCGCGCGCATGGAGGAGGTCCTGCGCGAAGCGGCCTCCACCCATCCGCTGCGCGGCATCTTCCACGCGGCCTCGCTCATGAGCACGCAGCGCCTGGAGGTCATGGACGCGTCGTCGATGACGGCGATGCTGCGCCCCAAGGCGCTGGGCGCTCTCGTGCTCCACGAGCTGACGCGCGGACTCGACCTGGACTTCTTCGTGATGTTCTCGTCGACGTCGACGCTGTGGGGCGCCTCGGGGTTGGCGCACTACGGGGCCGCGAACCAGGTGCTCGAAGCGCTCGCGCACCTTCGTCACGCGGCGGGCCTGCCCGCCACCACCCTCCACTGGGGAACGTGGGACGAGGTGAGCGGTGAGCGCTCGCGTGACTTCGAGCGCTTCGGCTTGAAGCCCATGGCGGCTCCGCGAGCCCTGGAGGCGATGGGGCAGGCGATGCGGTCGGGGACGCGGGTCCAGACCGTGGCCTCGGTGGACTGGTCCGCGCTGAAGCCGCTCTGGGAGGCGCGGCGGCGCAGGCCCTTCCTCCAGCGAGTGGGCGTGGCCACGTCCGTGTCCGGCACCTCGGTGCGAGCACAGCTCGTCACGGAGCTGGAGTCCCTGCCACCGCCTCGCCGCTTCGATGCGCTGCTGCGACAGCTCCAGCGCGAGGTGGGGCGCATCCTCGGGTTTCCGCTCACGGAGCCGCCGCCCATCGACCGGGGCTTCTTCCAGATGGGCATGACGTCGCTGATGACCGTGGAGCTGCGCAACGTGCTGCAGCGGGGTTTCGGCAAGGAGCTCCCCGCGAGCCTGGCGTTCGACTACCCCACGGTGGAGGCCCTCGCGAAGCGCCTGGCGGGGCTCGCCGAGGCACTGGAGATACCGCTGCCGGGCGACGCAGCACCGCCGCCGCGCGCGCAGGCAGAGGTGATGGACGAGCGCGGACTGTCCGAGCGCCTGTCGCGCATGGACGAGATGTCCGACGACGAAATCGAACGGCTGATCGCCGAGAAGATCGCCGGAAGTTCGCACTGA
- a CDS encoding type I polyketide synthase: MSTPDYRVLLKNSLLKIEALEARLAKQEATKAEPVAVVGMACRFPGEAHAPDSLWRLLRDGVDAVRKIPAERWPAEAIPGENPAVRWAGLLDSVDGFDASFFEVSPREAASLDPQQRLLLEVAWEAMEDAGLRPERLAKSQTGVFLGLSSTDYRQRVNGKGIDGVETYDLTGTLLSTAAGRLSYVFGFQGPCLSIDTACSSSLVAVHEAVQSLRRGESEVALTGGANLILDPMNSAMLGRMQALSPDGRCKTFDAAANGFVRGEGCGIVVLKRLSDAERDGDRIWALIKGSAINQDGRSTGLTAPNVLAQQALLRQALADAKVAPSDIGYVESHGTGTSLGDPIEFEALREVLGQPRPDGSTCAIGALKTNLGHLEAAAGVAGLIKAVLVLRREAIPRNLNFRSINPRISLSGTPFVFPTRELPWPRGTKPRRAGVSAFGLSGTNAHVVLEEAPAAPRPVAPAARDSAVLLPLSAKTPAALRAQANQWAEHLSTDGAESLADHLYTASVRRGHHPHRLAVLGHSREALSSQLRAFLAREPQDPAQVEEPGPRTRKAVFVFPGQGGQWQGMGRRLLEEERVFREAIEACDRAIRPHVDWSLLEVLRGEGTRAALEDVDVIQPSVFAMQVGLAALWRSWGVEPHAVVGHSLGEVAAAHVAGALSLEDAARIICVRSRLVKRARGQGGMAVVELSADEAREALRGYEGRLAVGAVNGPRARVLSGEREALAEVLARLEKAGVFCRWVKVDYASHSPQMEPLRAELLRLLADVRPVRERVPLYSTVTGKRNEELLTAEYWERNLREPVRFWDVIEQLGAEGHETFLEINAHPVLLPSIEEGLRERCASLAVLPSLRRDEGGRERLLTTLGALYTVGHSVDWARLHPEGGHVVSVPSYPWQRERFWLESSTAPAPRRGGNRVQGATAHPLLGPHVALSHQPGTHVWQMDVGVADLSWAADHRVQDTVVLPGTAWVDIALGAARQVLGEGRHVLSRLVCVQPVFLAAEGTRTLQVVMTERPSGGADFQCFALDARAAAPAWVPVAEGAVELASGATQERLPSAEVIQARCPRIIEGDAHVQAMAERGLHFGPAFQGLQRLWQGEREAYAHLRLPEVLAGHASEHLIHPAFLDASFQLLMSFLPVGATYVGRGVESARFEGPVPSEVWAHLRLRDGEGAAFSGDLTLRDAEGRQVAEVSGIQVSRLPGTSWRAVSAELADWMYQVGWEAQALPEPLTWPEKSPGTWVLFADSRGVARELRGLLAARGESCVWVTPGASYRSVGEGAYEVDPRDAEHVRRLLSDALPSGAPVCRGVVHLWSLDSAPNDALNPQTLERARHQGTTAMLHLVQALARAGWRDAPRLWLVTQGARSVGPSRERVSVAQAPLWGLGQVIAMEHPELRCTRVDLSTDAAGASDALFRELSSASPEDQVALRDGARHVARFLRAAEVLSLEDAVAPRGARSADAAESLSPRDSSARVVADGTYLITGGLGGLGLQVARWLVEQGARHLVLLGRAAPSTDAEATLGQLREAGTRVEVVRADVSSPEDVARAMAVVDGAMPPLKGVMHAAGLLDDGVLLNLTEERFATVMAPKVLGAWNLHEATRQRPLDFFVLFSSAAALLGSPGQGNYASANAFLDALAQARRAEGLPGLSIAWGAWTGIGLAARASPQKRIEARGLRGMSPDKALAALGLLLGQDRPQVGVVSLDLRQWMEFYLSAAQSPFFARLAGQLASSRPSDSGRGKFREKLEQAGGSERRALLERHLREQIAAVLRMDPERLGPRVALGSLGLDSLMGMEIRNRLEASLGLKLSATLVWAYPTLVALVAFLSERLGLSSSDQPPRAEESAPEAPAPAALTSAAVSSEIEDLSEAEVERLLAQRMAQGT, encoded by the coding sequence ATGAGCACCCCGGACTATCGAGTCCTGCTGAAGAACTCGCTCCTCAAGATCGAAGCGCTGGAGGCGCGACTCGCGAAGCAGGAGGCCACGAAGGCGGAACCGGTCGCCGTCGTCGGCATGGCGTGCCGTTTCCCCGGCGAGGCCCATGCGCCCGACTCGCTGTGGCGCCTGCTCCGGGACGGCGTCGACGCGGTCCGGAAGATTCCCGCCGAGCGCTGGCCCGCGGAGGCGATTCCGGGAGAGAACCCGGCCGTGCGCTGGGCGGGACTCCTCGACTCGGTCGATGGGTTCGATGCGTCCTTCTTCGAGGTCTCTCCGCGCGAGGCCGCGAGCCTGGACCCCCAGCAGCGCCTGCTCCTGGAGGTGGCGTGGGAGGCGATGGAGGACGCGGGCCTTCGACCCGAGCGCCTCGCGAAGAGCCAGACGGGGGTCTTCCTGGGCCTGAGCAGCACGGACTACCGGCAGCGCGTCAACGGCAAGGGCATCGACGGGGTCGAGACCTACGACTTGACCGGCACGCTGCTCTCCACGGCGGCGGGGCGGCTCTCGTACGTCTTCGGCTTCCAGGGGCCTTGCCTGTCCATCGACACGGCGTGCTCCTCGTCGCTGGTCGCGGTGCACGAGGCCGTCCAGAGCCTGCGTCGCGGCGAGAGCGAAGTCGCGCTGACGGGAGGCGCGAACCTCATCCTCGATCCGATGAACTCGGCGATGTTGGGCCGGATGCAGGCGCTGTCGCCGGATGGTCGCTGCAAGACCTTCGACGCGGCGGCCAATGGCTTCGTCCGAGGTGAAGGCTGCGGCATCGTGGTCCTCAAGCGCCTCTCCGACGCGGAGCGCGATGGAGACCGCATCTGGGCACTCATCAAGGGCTCGGCCATCAATCAGGATGGCCGCTCGACGGGGCTGACGGCGCCCAACGTGCTCGCGCAGCAGGCGCTGCTCCGACAGGCGCTCGCTGATGCGAAGGTGGCCCCGTCGGACATCGGCTACGTGGAGTCCCATGGCACCGGCACGTCGCTGGGGGACCCCATCGAGTTCGAGGCGCTCCGGGAAGTCCTCGGGCAGCCCCGGCCGGATGGGTCCACGTGCGCCATCGGCGCGCTGAAGACGAACCTCGGGCACCTGGAGGCCGCGGCGGGGGTGGCGGGCCTCATCAAGGCGGTGCTCGTGCTGCGGCGCGAGGCGATTCCTCGCAACCTGAACTTCCGCTCCATCAACCCGCGCATCTCCCTGAGCGGGACGCCGTTCGTGTTCCCGACGCGGGAGCTTCCATGGCCTCGGGGGACGAAGCCTCGGCGCGCGGGGGTGAGCGCGTTCGGCCTGAGCGGGACCAACGCGCATGTCGTGCTGGAGGAGGCACCCGCGGCTCCGCGGCCGGTGGCTCCTGCCGCGAGGGACTCGGCGGTGCTCCTTCCGCTGTCGGCGAAGACACCCGCCGCGCTCCGTGCACAGGCGAATCAGTGGGCCGAGCACCTGTCGACGGATGGCGCGGAGTCACTCGCGGACCACCTCTACACGGCGAGCGTTCGGCGTGGTCATCATCCGCACCGGCTCGCGGTCCTCGGACACTCGAGAGAAGCGCTCTCCAGCCAGCTCCGGGCCTTCCTGGCGCGGGAGCCACAGGACCCGGCGCAGGTCGAGGAGCCGGGACCGAGGACTCGAAAGGCGGTCTTCGTCTTCCCGGGGCAAGGGGGCCAGTGGCAGGGCATGGGTCGACGGCTCCTCGAGGAGGAGCGCGTCTTCCGTGAGGCCATCGAAGCCTGTGACCGGGCGATACGGCCTCATGTCGACTGGTCGCTGCTGGAGGTGCTGCGCGGGGAGGGGACGCGGGCCGCTCTCGAGGACGTGGATGTCATCCAGCCCTCGGTGTTCGCGATGCAGGTGGGGCTCGCCGCGCTCTGGCGCTCCTGGGGCGTGGAGCCTCACGCGGTGGTGGGTCACAGCCTGGGGGAGGTGGCCGCGGCCCATGTGGCGGGGGCGCTGAGCCTGGAGGACGCGGCGCGAATCATCTGCGTGCGCAGCCGGCTGGTGAAGCGCGCGCGCGGGCAGGGTGGGATGGCGGTGGTGGAGCTCTCCGCCGATGAGGCTCGTGAGGCGCTGCGTGGCTACGAGGGTCGCCTCGCTGTCGGCGCGGTGAACGGGCCGCGCGCGCGTGTGCTGTCGGGGGAGCGTGAGGCGCTGGCCGAGGTGCTCGCGCGCCTGGAGAAGGCGGGCGTGTTCTGCCGCTGGGTGAAGGTGGACTACGCGTCCCACAGTCCGCAGATGGAGCCACTCCGCGCGGAGCTGTTGCGGCTGCTCGCGGACGTGCGGCCCGTGCGCGAGCGCGTGCCGCTCTACTCGACGGTGACGGGAAAGCGGAACGAGGAGTTGCTGACGGCGGAGTACTGGGAACGCAACCTCCGCGAGCCGGTGCGCTTCTGGGACGTCATCGAGCAGCTGGGCGCCGAGGGGCACGAGACCTTCCTGGAGATCAACGCCCATCCGGTGTTGCTGCCGTCCATCGAGGAGGGGCTGCGTGAGCGCTGTGCGTCGCTCGCCGTGCTGCCTTCCCTGCGCCGTGATGAGGGTGGACGCGAGCGACTGCTCACCACGCTCGGGGCGCTCTACACCGTGGGCCACTCGGTGGACTGGGCGCGGCTCCATCCCGAGGGAGGGCATGTCGTCTCGGTCCCCTCGTACCCGTGGCAGCGCGAGCGCTTCTGGCTGGAGTCCTCCACCGCGCCTGCTCCGCGACGCGGGGGGAACCGCGTCCAGGGGGCGACCGCGCATCCCCTGTTGGGGCCTCACGTGGCGCTCAGCCATCAGCCGGGGACCCACGTCTGGCAGATGGACGTCGGCGTCGCGGACCTCTCGTGGGCCGCGGACCATCGCGTCCAGGATACCGTCGTCCTTCCTGGTACGGCGTGGGTGGATATCGCGCTGGGGGCGGCGCGGCAGGTCTTGGGCGAGGGGCGGCATGTGCTCTCGCGACTCGTCTGTGTCCAGCCAGTGTTCCTGGCAGCGGAGGGGACTCGGACGCTCCAGGTGGTGATGACCGAGCGACCTTCGGGGGGCGCGGACTTCCAGTGCTTCGCGCTGGATGCCCGAGCGGCCGCGCCCGCCTGGGTCCCCGTCGCCGAGGGGGCTGTCGAGCTCGCATCCGGAGCGACGCAGGAGCGACTGCCTTCCGCGGAGGTCATCCAGGCGCGTTGCCCGCGCATCATCGAAGGTGACGCGCATGTCCAGGCGATGGCGGAGCGAGGGCTGCACTTCGGCCCCGCGTTCCAGGGGCTCCAGCGGCTCTGGCAGGGGGAGCGCGAAGCCTATGCGCACCTCCGGCTGCCAGAGGTCCTGGCGGGGCATGCGAGTGAGCACCTCATCCATCCCGCGTTCCTCGATGCGAGCTTCCAGCTCCTGATGTCCTTCCTGCCGGTGGGCGCCACCTACGTGGGCCGAGGCGTGGAGTCAGCGCGGTTCGAGGGGCCCGTTCCGTCCGAGGTCTGGGCACACCTGCGGCTCCGCGATGGCGAAGGCGCGGCCTTCAGCGGAGACCTCACGCTGCGCGACGCGGAGGGCCGCCAGGTGGCGGAGGTCTCCGGCATCCAGGTCAGCCGTCTTCCGGGCACGAGCTGGCGGGCCGTGAGCGCGGAGCTCGCGGACTGGATGTACCAGGTGGGTTGGGAAGCGCAGGCGCTGCCGGAGCCGCTCACGTGGCCGGAGAAGTCGCCGGGGACGTGGGTGCTCTTCGCGGACTCACGCGGTGTTGCACGCGAGCTTCGGGGCCTTCTGGCGGCGCGTGGTGAGTCGTGCGTGTGGGTGACTCCGGGGGCGTCCTATCGGTCCGTGGGGGAGGGCGCCTACGAGGTGGACCCGCGTGATGCGGAGCACGTGCGGCGACTGTTGTCGGATGCGCTGCCGTCGGGAGCGCCCGTGTGCCGGGGTGTGGTGCACCTGTGGAGCTTGGACAGCGCCCCGAACGACGCGCTGAACCCTCAGACCCTGGAGCGTGCCCGGCACCAGGGGACGACGGCGATGCTGCATCTCGTGCAGGCGCTGGCGCGCGCGGGCTGGCGGGATGCGCCTCGGCTCTGGCTCGTCACGCAAGGGGCGCGCTCAGTCGGTCCGTCGCGGGAGCGGGTGAGCGTGGCGCAGGCGCCGCTGTGGGGCCTGGGTCAGGTCATCGCGATGGAGCACCCCGAGCTGCGCTGCACACGGGTGGACCTCTCCACTGACGCGGCGGGGGCGTCCGACGCCCTCTTCCGAGAGCTCTCGTCCGCGTCGCCCGAGGACCAGGTTGCCCTGCGCGATGGTGCGAGGCACGTGGCCCGGTTCCTCCGCGCGGCGGAAGTCTTGTCGCTCGAAGACGCGGTCGCCCCGCGCGGGGCGCGGTCCGCCGACGCGGCGGAATCCTTGTCGCCTCGGGACTCCTCCGCGCGTGTCGTCGCGGACGGCACGTACCTCATCACTGGCGGCCTCGGAGGACTGGGGCTCCAGGTCGCGCGCTGGCTCGTCGAACAGGGCGCGCGGCATCTCGTCCTCCTGGGCAGGGCTGCTCCCTCCACCGATGCGGAGGCCACGCTGGGCCAGCTCCGCGAAGCGGGCACGCGCGTGGAAGTGGTCCGCGCGGATGTCTCCTCTCCGGAGGATGTGGCTCGCGCGATGGCCGTGGTCGATGGAGCCATGCCGCCGCTGAAGGGCGTGATGCATGCGGCCGGGCTCCTCGATGACGGAGTCCTGCTCAACCTCACCGAGGAGCGCTTCGCGACGGTGATGGCCCCCAAGGTCCTGGGCGCTTGGAACCTCCATGAGGCGACGCGCCAACGACCCCTGGACTTCTTCGTGCTCTTCTCCAGCGCCGCGGCGCTGCTGGGCTCTCCAGGCCAGGGGAACTACGCCTCGGCCAACGCCTTCCTGGATGCCCTGGCGCAAGCCCGGCGCGCGGAGGGACTGCCTGGGCTGAGCATCGCCTGGGGCGCGTGGACCGGCATCGGCCTCGCGGCCCGCGCGAGCCCCCAGAAGCGCATCGAGGCTCGCGGTCTGCGCGGCATGTCCCCTGACAAGGCGCTCGCGGCCCTGGGGCTCCTGCTCGGACAGGACAGGCCGCAGGTGGGCGTGGTGTCGCTCGACCTGCGGCAGTGGATGGAGTTCTACCTGTCCGCGGCGCAGTCGCCGTTCTTCGCGCGGCTCGCCGGACAGCTTGCCTCCTCCCGCCCGAGTGACTCGGGGCGAGGCAAGTTCCGCGAGAAGCTCGAGCAGGCCGGTGGCTCCGAGCGTCGGGCCCTCCTGGAGCGACACCTTCGCGAGCAGATCGCCGCGGTGCTGCGGATGGACCCGGAGCGGCTGGGGCCTCGCGTCGCGCTGGGGAGCCTGGGGCTCGACTCGTTGATGGGGATGGAGATCCGCAACCGGCTGGAGGCCTCGCTGGGCCTGAAGCTGAGCGCGACGCTGGTGTGGGCCTACCCGACGCTCGTCGCGTTGGTCGCGTTCCTCTCCGAGCGACTGGGGCTGTCGTCGAGCGACCAGCCCCCTCGCGCCGAGGAGTCCGCACCCGAGGCCCCCGCTCCCGCGGCCCTCACGAGTGCGGCCGTGAGCAGCGAGATCGAGGACCTGTCGGAAGCAGAAGTCGAGCGACTGCTCGCCCAGAGGATGGCGCAGGGAACATGA